The Euphorbia lathyris chromosome 3, ddEupLath1.1, whole genome shotgun sequence genome contains a region encoding:
- the LOC136222728 gene encoding sulfite exporter TauE/SafE family protein 3-like codes for MAGENMNFINILASLAVVASLVTTAESSFTQQNQTQKASQADYKHVWPEMKFGWKIAMGGIIGFIGAAFGSAGGVGGGGIFVPMLKLIIGFDSKSSIAISKCMVTGAAAGTVYYNLNQRHPTLDLPLIDYDLALFFQPMLVLGVTIGVTFNVIFADWMITVLLIIIFLLMSSKAFLKGIKTWNKETIAKKVLSNFSEAARCLEPKVEVVVSKSPSERLSNNVENETKGPKKEKVSVIQNVYWKGVGLLFAVWLMILALQIAKNYTKDCSVPYWMLDFSQVPVAGALTIYEAVRLYKGKRKISSKGSAGENKFRVSKLIFYCLCGVVAGIAGGLLGLGGGFILGPLFLEMGIPPQVSSATATFAMTFSASMSVVEYYLLKRFPIPYALYLFGVTTVAGIVGQYVVKKVIDMLGRASIIIFVLSLTILISAIALGGVGIADIIKDLKHKEYMGFQNMCS; via the exons ATGGCGGGAGAGAATATGAACTTTATAAACATTTTGGCAAGTTTAGCCGTTGTAGCTTCATTAGTAACCACAGCAGAATCTAGTTTTACCCAACAAAATCAGACTCAAAAGGCTTCACAAGCAGATTATAAACATGTCTGGCCG GAAATGAAATTTGGGTGGAAAATAGCGATGGGAGGGATAATTGGATTTATTGGAGCAGCATTTGGGAGTGCAGGAGGTGTTGGAGGGGGTGGAATTTTTGTGCCTATGCTTAAGCTTATTATTGGGTTTGATTCCAAATCATCAATAGCTATATCCAAAT GTATGGTAACAGGTGCAGCAGCTGGAACAGTATACTATAACTTGAATCAAAGACATCCAACACTTGATTTGCCTTTAATTGACTATGATCTTGCTCTTTTCTTCCAGCCAATGTTGGTTCTTGGAGTTACCATTGGTGTTACTTTTAATGTCATTTTTGCAGATTGGATGATCACTGTCTTGCTTATTATCATCTTCCTTC TTATGTCGTCCAAGGCATTCTTGAAGGGTATTAAAACATGGAACAAAGAAACTATAGCCAAAAAGGTGCTCTCAAACTTTTCA GAGGCTGCTAGATGTCTTGAACCTAAAGTTGAAGTAGTAGTTTCAAAATCTCCCTCTGAAAGACTAAGCAATAATGTTGAGAATGAAACCAAAGGTCCTAAAAAGGAAAAA GTATCTGTTATCCAAAATGTTTATTGGAAGGGAGTTGGGCTTCTCTTTGCTGTCTGGCTAATGATCCTTGCACTGCAGATTgcaaag AATTACACAAAAGATTGTTCAGTACCATATTGGATGCTAGACTTTTCTCAG GTGCCAGTAGCTGGCGCCTTAACCATATATGAAGCAGTTAGACTttacaaaggaaaaaggaaGATTTCATCAAAAGGATCAGCAGGAGAAAATAAGTTCAGAGTatcaaaattgatattttattgcTTATGTGGTGTAGTGGCTGGCATTGCTGGAGGATTGCTTGGTCTTGGTGGAGGTTTCATTTTAGGTCCACTTTTTCTTGAGATGGGAATCCCTCCTCAG GTGTCAAGTGCCACAGCAACATTTGCAATGACATTTTCTGCTTCTATGTCTGTAGTAGAATACTACCTCCTCAAACGTTTTCCAATTCCATATG CTCTCTACTTATTTGGAGTGACGACGGTTGCTGGGATTGTTGGACAATATGTGGTGAAGAAAGTGATTGATATGTTAGGAAGggcttctattattattttcGTTTTGTCCTTAACAATCCTAATTAGTGCAATTGCACTTG GTGGAGTTGGAATAGCAGACATTATCAAAGATCTTAAGCACAAAGAGTACATGGGATTTCAAAACATGTGTTCTTAG